The segment TCGGTAACGGACTGGACTCCCGACCTGAACGCCGTTGATTGTCTCGAATTCTGCTACTACGGTAAAACTTCGATTAGCAGGATTCAGTCCCTTCAGCCAGAGCACTAGACCGCCAAACAGTCCCACGCCTGCCAAAATCATTAAGCCTACTGATCCTTCTCGAACCGTTCGCGATCGCATAACCCCTCTACCCTAATACCTGAATTGGTCCTTCTACACTGCCACTAAAGAACTGCCGAATCAATGGCTCATCGGTTGTGTCGATTTCATGGACTTTGCCTTCCCATTGCACCTGCCCGCGATGGAGAAATAAAACTCGATCGGCGGTGCGCCGAATTGTACTCTCTTGGTGCGTCACCATCACATAACTTTGACATCCCCGCTTCGGACATTGTAGCGATCGTACTAAATCTTCAATCACTGTTGATGCGATCGGATCGAGTCCAGCGGTCGGCTCATCATACAGCAGTACGTCTGGTGTATCGTTAGGATTATCAGGATTTGCCATGATTGCCCGCGCAAAACTGACTCGTTTTCTCATCCCACCCGAAAGCTCAGCGGGAAATCGTTGACTGATGCCGGATAATCCAACCATTTCTAGGCGTTCTTCAACGAGTTGGCGAATTCTTTGGCGAGGCAGCCGGGAATGTTGATACAGCAAAAATCCAACATTTTCCTCAACATTCAGCGAGTCAAATAGCGCTGCTTGTTGAAACACCATACTGATGTGTAGTGGATCAGCCGCATCTTCGATCAGTCCTTTCCGCCGTTTACCGCCGATATAGACCTCTCCCGAATCAGGGGCAAGCAGTCCTGCCATAATTCGTAGAACTGTAGATTTTCCAGTGCCGGAGGGTCCGATGATTGCAAGGGCTTCTCCACGATAAACGGTTAAATCGACCTGATCGAGAACGGCATTGTCCCCGAATCGTTTGCTGACACCTTTTAATTCAATCAATGGATCAGCCATGCCTGTCCTAAAGTGCGATCGATTATCGCCATTGTGCAATACCAATACCAAAATAGCGATTCTTGTGTCCGATCCGTTAGGACAGATGCAGAAATTGGCTTAACAAGATTTGAACATTAGTTTCCAGGCGATTTTTTCGACGATCGTGTTCACGCCTTCGTGATGCAGTTCGATCGGTTGTTTTTTCAAGCGTCGCAGTTCGGTCATGGCTTTGCGGGTGACCGCGTGGCTGGTGTCATCGGTGAGTAAGAGCACTGCATCGGCGGTTTGAATCTGCTGCACGGCTTGATCGACAATCAGTAAGCCATCCTCAACCGTTGACCAGACAAAATAAACTTTCGGTAACTTTTCTTTTACATAAGTGCGTGTTGTCGTGTGTCCCCCAAAGACAACGACTTTGCCGCGTAAGTGCGTATAAGATTCTTTTTGTTCTTTTTCTTCGATGTCCGTTTCAGGTTTCGGCTTTTTTTCGAGGATTGCTTTGGGTTCGGATTGCGCTTGTGCCCAGAGTTTGCGGGCATGTGCATCCATGATTTTTAGCTTCTGGATGGCAGTGCCTTGCAGGGTAATTGGTTTGTCGCTTAACTCTTGAACGCGATTAAACAGAAACTCTACGACTTCATCTAAGCGATCGACTCCTTTCAAATCCTCTCGATAGTGATAAACGTCCATAGCTAAGTAAGAGGCATCATAATAGCTGGTCTGTTCTCTAATGCGATCGAGAAGTTGTTCGGCAGTTTCGTGTCGTTCTTGGGTGAGTTTTTCGGCTTGGTGTCGGCTCATTTGCGCTTCGTATTCGCGCTGTGCTTGTTCTTCCCGCCGTTCTTCGATCACTTGCTTGATGAAGTCGATATCGGTTGTGTTTTCGCCGTTTTCTTCGAGGGATTGTCGGGCTTCGATCAAGCGGCGAGAGAGTTCAGGGAGATCGTTTTGGATCTGGCTGCGGTAATGTCGAATGGCTATGACTAATTGTTCATAAGTGTTGCGTGCTTGAGTATCGCCTTCTAAAATGCCTTTTTCATCGAAGCCGCGTTTAAGATCTTCTAAGCGATTACAGTATTGCTCTAATCTTTGCTGTATTTCTCGCCGCGTATCCATAAGGACAAGTGTTTCTTGAGAGGCGGCTTCAAGATCATCGATCGAGAGGAAAGATTGCATCAGAGATTCCTTTTAGTAACTTGACTGGAGTGTTTTTTAAATATAGAGCCGTCCCGAACTCGTCTGAAATTCAGGATGGCTCAGGTGTGGGGTGATTCCACTCTATTTAGTCTGCCCATTGTACTGTCTGTTTGATTGTTTGCGGCGGACTAAATAATCCGCTTACGTAATAAATTTATTTTTATTCAGTTTAGATGCACAATGGAGATCTGAAATGTAAAGTACGAACGAATCGGTGTATTCAAATGCTATCGCGATCGAGAACCTGAGTTAAGGCAGTTTTTTAGCCAGAACCAGAATGCGGAGTGGGGGCTGTCGGAAGTCGGCTTTTTCA is part of the Leptolyngbya boryana PCC 6306 genome and harbors:
- a CDS encoding ABC transporter ATP-binding protein, which encodes MADPLIELKGVSKRFGDNAVLDQVDLTVYRGEALAIIGPSGTGKSTVLRIMAGLLAPDSGEVYIGGKRRKGLIEDAADPLHISMVFQQAALFDSLNVEENVGFLLYQHSRLPRQRIRQLVEERLEMVGLSGISQRFPAELSGGMRKRVSFARAIMANPDNPNDTPDVLLYDEPTAGLDPIASTVIEDLVRSLQCPKRGCQSYVMVTHQESTIRRTADRVLFLHRGQVQWEGKVHEIDTTDEPLIRQFFSGSVEGPIQVLG